One genomic window of Acidovorax radicis includes the following:
- a CDS encoding SH3 domain-containing protein translates to MNWLHRGAHALWQTGAAIALLVSLAGFAQAQETAVVKRATQLRDAPAESGASVAPLEANTVVTRTSERKGAWTKVNTAQGATGWVHMFDLGPQSGSASSSNNTATSGLRSLGGLFGGNSGASTTATSTVGIRGLGAEDIANAQPNPAAVSQAEGLRINADQARQFASNAALQPRTVQPLAEPARPSTSGSGGTNSMNTPYDPSSFGPN, encoded by the coding sequence ATGAATTGGCTACACCGTGGAGCGCACGCTCTCTGGCAGACAGGCGCAGCCATCGCCCTGTTGGTCAGTCTTGCCGGGTTTGCCCAGGCACAGGAGACCGCCGTGGTCAAGCGCGCCACCCAGTTGCGCGATGCCCCCGCAGAGAGCGGCGCCAGTGTCGCCCCGCTGGAGGCGAACACCGTGGTCACCCGCACCAGCGAGCGCAAGGGCGCCTGGACCAAAGTGAACACCGCCCAGGGGGCCACGGGCTGGGTGCACATGTTCGACCTGGGGCCTCAGTCGGGCTCTGCGTCCTCCAGCAACAACACCGCCACCAGCGGGCTGCGCAGCCTGGGCGGGCTCTTTGGCGGCAACAGTGGTGCCTCCACCACCGCGACCTCCACCGTCGGAATCCGTGGCCTGGGTGCAGAAGACATCGCCAATGCACAACCCAATCCGGCAGCGGTCAGCCAGGCCGAGGGGCTGCGCATCAACGCCGACCAGGCGCGTCAGTTCGCCAGCAATGCAGCGCTGCAGCCGCGCACGGTGCAGCCATTGGCCGAGCCTGCACGACCATCGACCAGCGGTTCGGGCGGCACCAACTCGATGAACACGCCGTATGACCCCAGCAGCTTCGGCCCCAACTGA
- a CDS encoding SDR family oxidoreductase: MDLGIAGKWALVCGASKGLGYGCALALVREGVHVVINARNADALNEAATRLIAEGADGASASGQNGFKPKVLAVAADITTAEGRAAVFSVAGGPGRDFDIVITNAGGPPTGDFRDWDRDAWIKAVDANMLTPIELIKATVDGMAARGFGRIVNITSSAVKAPIDILGLSNGARSGLTGFVAGVSRSKIAARGVTINNLLPGKFDTDRLAATVTAAAGKAGKSVDDVRAAQQAQIPAGRYGTAQEFGAICAFLCSAQAAYMTGQNVLADGGAYAGTF; the protein is encoded by the coding sequence ATGGATTTGGGTATCGCAGGCAAATGGGCGTTGGTGTGTGGCGCCAGCAAGGGATTGGGCTACGGTTGTGCGCTGGCATTGGTACGCGAGGGCGTTCATGTGGTCATCAATGCGCGCAATGCCGATGCCTTGAACGAGGCTGCTACTCGTTTGATAGCTGAAGGCGCAGACGGTGCAAGCGCTAGTGGCCAAAATGGCTTCAAACCGAAGGTGTTGGCCGTGGCCGCCGACATCACCACCGCAGAAGGCCGCGCGGCGGTGTTCTCGGTGGCTGGTGGCCCAGGAAGGGATTTCGACATCGTGATCACGAATGCCGGCGGCCCGCCCACCGGCGATTTTCGAGATTGGGACCGTGATGCATGGATCAAGGCGGTGGATGCCAACATGCTCACTCCCATCGAACTCATCAAGGCCACGGTCGACGGCATGGCAGCACGCGGATTCGGGCGCATCGTCAACATCACCTCCAGCGCGGTGAAGGCCCCCATCGACATCCTGGGCCTGTCCAACGGTGCGCGCAGCGGCCTCACGGGTTTTGTGGCGGGGGTGTCGCGCAGCAAGATCGCAGCGCGCGGGGTCACCATCAACAACCTGCTGCCCGGAAAGTTCGACACTGATCGGCTTGCGGCCACGGTGACGGCCGCCGCAGGCAAGGCCGGCAAAAGTGTGGACGACGTGCGCGCAGCCCAGCAGGCGCAGATTCCGGCCGGGCGATATGGCACGGCCCAGGAGTTTGGCGCCATCTGCGCCTTTTTGTGCAGTGCGCAGGCCGCTTACATGACGGGGCAGAACGTGTTGGCGGACGGCGGGGCCTACGCAGGCACTTTCTGA
- a CDS encoding TRAP transporter substrate-binding protein: MWWASGSLQAAAPTAATTATAALAAVAPAPYRLRIVGGLGRISQYTRQEEPFWSKELPRLTGGRYLPEIVPFDRAGVPGTEMLRLLQLGVVPFGTALMSSFTAQYPEYTAPDLAGLNPDIATLKTTLAAFRPYLEKALREQHGVEALAVYVYPAQVVFCKKPLRSLADLAGRRVRVSSATQADFVGALGAVPVLTGFAQIVPSLTTGNTECAITGTMSGNTLGLQTLTSHLHTLPVTWGLAVFGANQAAWAALPEELRVLLRRELPRLEAAIWAESERETADGIACNRGAPSCVGGGKGAMVVVPLSAQDDRKRQEILASTVLPRWVQRCGARCAKVWNQTIGPTRGLMVDPDK, translated from the coding sequence ATGTGGTGGGCATCGGGCAGTTTGCAGGCTGCGGCCCCCACAGCTGCGACGACTGCGACCGCTGCTTTAGCGGCAGTGGCACCAGCGCCTTATCGCTTGCGCATCGTCGGGGGGTTGGGCCGGATCAGCCAATACACGCGCCAGGAAGAGCCTTTCTGGAGCAAGGAGCTGCCCCGTTTGACGGGGGGGCGGTATTTGCCAGAGATCGTGCCATTTGACCGGGCGGGGGTGCCTGGCACTGAAATGCTGCGGCTCCTGCAACTCGGCGTGGTGCCTTTTGGCACCGCGCTGATGAGTTCCTTCACTGCGCAATACCCGGAATACACCGCGCCTGATCTGGCGGGCCTGAACCCCGACATCGCCACCCTCAAGACCACCCTGGCGGCATTTCGCCCGTATCTGGAAAAAGCGCTGCGTGAGCAGCACGGGGTAGAGGCCCTTGCCGTGTATGTGTATCCGGCGCAGGTGGTGTTCTGCAAAAAACCTTTGCGTTCGTTGGCGGATCTTGCGGGGCGCCGTGTCCGTGTTTCGTCGGCCACGCAGGCCGATTTTGTGGGCGCGTTGGGCGCCGTGCCGGTGTTGACCGGGTTCGCCCAGATCGTGCCGAGCCTGACGACCGGCAACACCGAATGTGCGATCACGGGCACCATGTCTGGCAACACCTTGGGCCTGCAAACGCTCACATCCCATTTGCACACCCTGCCTGTGACCTGGGGGCTTGCGGTGTTTGGCGCCAACCAGGCTGCCTGGGCGGCGTTGCCCGAGGAACTGCGTGTGCTGCTGCGCCGGGAGCTGCCCCGCCTCGAAGCCGCCATTTGGGCCGAGTCCGAACGCGAGACCGCAGACGGCATTGCCTGCAACCGGGGGGCGCCCAGCTGTGTGGGTGGCGGCAAAGGGGCCATGGTGGTCGTGCCCTTGTCAGCCCAGGACGACCGCAAGCGCCAGGAGATCCTGGCATCGACGGTATTGCCACGCTGGGTACAACGCTGTGGCGCGCGTTGCGCCAAGGTCTGGAACCAGACCATCGGCCCCACGCGCGGCTTGATGGTTGACCCTGACAAATGA
- a CDS encoding EAL domain-containing protein gives MKEPSNPARVKASIWYGVIFFVAAVVLVAIALVWNTRKVALNEGEDQATRFVAGAEAALNRALLSVDVLLASLDELLDLSSSMATWVDTKTASQRLRGSARQNLMVRDVAVLDSTGKTLASSDPGGGAHTVHLPAGFLDSVLAQPLSTLTVSAPVVSFASSERVLFFARHLRMVDGTRVVAVAELPVVALSAVLVQGVDISGLQVTLERADGQLLLSVPAREDLATPTLTPPLDEVTGTNEQWQAPARLTGEAALVVYRPILYQDLRISASIPRQATLAAWREQRDAIGLTALLFVAMLVAAGWLAQRYVDQLSQARLAIARSKATLDQALESMVSGFLLLDNQNRVVQWNSHFEEIFPWLKGLVRPQMSFRDVIERGATYQVPRMDEADIARWVQQRLDKQKKPQVEPQEQVFNNGHTIQITERATPDGGLVISYNDVTAWRQASAEIENLAFYDPLTNLPNRRLLMDRMQQAIAASVRSGQYGALLFLDLDHFKTLNDTRGHEVGDMLLRQVAQRLTTCVRREDTVARLGGDEFVVMLHELSTQREEAAAYTRRVGEKILRKLNVPYTLGEYVHHSTSSIGATLMGGTMQSSIELLKQADIAMYQVKSQGRNALCFFDPQMQIAISLRAQLEVDLQAALAARQFVLHYQPQFHLDGHIVGAEGLIRWQHPERGLVAPGEFIGVAEESGLIVPMGHWVLRTACAQLAAWQGDARYEHLQLSVNVSARQFRQRDFVARVIEVLRETGARPHLLKLELTESLVLDNVDDTIAKISLLKTKGVRFSVDDFGTGYSSLAYLTRLPLDQLKIDQSFVRNLGVRHTDDVIVQTILGMAKNLELDVIAEGVETQMQRDFLARHGCVLFQGYLLGRPTPVAQLETLIATIGQAA, from the coding sequence ATGAAAGAGCCGTCCAATCCCGCACGCGTCAAGGCCTCCATCTGGTACGGGGTGATTTTCTTTGTGGCCGCGGTGGTCCTGGTGGCCATCGCATTGGTCTGGAATACCCGCAAGGTGGCGCTCAATGAAGGCGAGGACCAGGCCACCCGTTTTGTGGCGGGCGCGGAGGCGGCGCTCAACCGCGCGTTGTTGTCGGTGGACGTGCTGTTGGCCAGCCTGGATGAGCTGCTGGACCTGTCCAGCTCGATGGCCACCTGGGTAGACACCAAAACCGCCAGCCAGCGGTTGCGCGGCTCGGCCCGCCAAAACCTCATGGTGCGTGATGTGGCCGTGCTCGACAGCACGGGTAAAACCCTGGCGTCGTCCGACCCGGGGGGCGGCGCGCACACGGTGCATCTGCCCGCAGGGTTTTTGGACAGTGTGCTGGCACAGCCCTTGTCCACGCTCACGGTCAGCGCGCCGGTGGTGAGCTTTGCCAGTTCCGAGCGCGTGCTTTTCTTTGCGCGCCACCTGCGCATGGTGGATGGCACACGGGTGGTGGCAGTGGCCGAGCTCCCCGTGGTGGCGCTGAGCGCCGTGCTGGTGCAAGGGGTGGACATCAGCGGCCTGCAGGTGACGCTGGAGCGGGCCGATGGCCAGTTGCTGCTGAGTGTTCCCGCCCGCGAAGACCTCGCAACGCCCACGCTGACGCCACCGCTCGATGAAGTCACTGGCACCAACGAGCAGTGGCAGGCCCCCGCGCGCCTCACCGGTGAAGCCGCGCTGGTGGTTTACCGGCCGATTCTTTACCAAGACCTGCGCATCTCGGCCAGCATCCCCAGGCAAGCCACGCTGGCCGCCTGGCGCGAGCAGCGTGATGCCATCGGGCTCACTGCGCTGCTTTTTGTGGCGATGCTGGTGGCGGCCGGGTGGCTGGCGCAGCGTTATGTCGATCAGCTCTCGCAGGCGCGCCTGGCGATCGCCCGGTCGAAGGCCACGCTCGATCAGGCGCTCGAATCCATGGTCAGCGGCTTTTTGCTGCTCGACAACCAAAACCGCGTGGTGCAGTGGAACAGCCATTTCGAGGAAATCTTCCCCTGGCTCAAGGGCCTGGTGCGCCCTCAAATGTCTTTCCGCGACGTGATCGAAAGGGGTGCGACGTACCAGGTGCCGCGCATGGACGAGGCGGACATCGCGCGCTGGGTGCAGCAGCGCCTGGACAAGCAAAAAAAGCCGCAGGTCGAGCCGCAGGAACAGGTGTTCAACAACGGCCACACCATCCAGATCACCGAACGCGCCACGCCCGATGGCGGGCTCGTCATCAGCTACAACGACGTGACGGCGTGGCGCCAGGCCAGCGCCGAGATCGAAAATCTGGCCTTCTATGACCCGCTCACCAACCTGCCCAACCGGCGCCTGCTGATGGACCGCATGCAGCAGGCCATTGCGGCGAGCGTGCGCAGCGGGCAATACGGCGCGCTGCTTTTCCTCGATCTCGATCACTTCAAGACGCTGAACGACACCCGGGGCCACGAGGTGGGCGACATGCTCTTGCGGCAGGTGGCCCAGCGCCTGACCACCTGCGTTCGGCGCGAAGACACCGTTGCGCGATTGGGAGGCGACGAGTTTGTGGTCATGCTGCACGAACTGTCGACCCAGCGTGAGGAGGCTGCGGCCTACACCCGCCGTGTGGGCGAGAAGATTTTGCGCAAGCTCAATGTGCCCTACACGCTGGGTGAATACGTGCACCACAGCACCTCCAGCATCGGGGCGACGTTGATGGGTGGAACCATGCAGTCCTCGATAGAACTCCTCAAACAGGCCGATATCGCGATGTACCAGGTCAAGTCGCAAGGGCGCAACGCGCTGTGCTTTTTTGACCCGCAGATGCAGATCGCCATCAGCTTGCGGGCGCAGCTTGAAGTGGATCTGCAGGCAGCGCTGGCCGCCCGGCAGTTCGTGCTGCACTACCAGCCGCAGTTTCACCTGGATGGCCACATCGTGGGTGCCGAGGGATTGATCCGCTGGCAACACCCCGAGCGCGGCCTGGTGGCCCCTGGCGAGTTCATTGGCGTGGCCGAAGAAAGCGGACTTATCGTGCCCATGGGCCACTGGGTGCTGCGCACGGCCTGCGCACAACTGGCGGCCTGGCAAGGCGATGCGCGTTATGAGCACCTGCAGTTGTCCGTCAACGTGAGCGCGCGGCAGTTTCGTCAGCGCGACTTCGTGGCGCGGGTCATTGAGGTGCTGCGCGAGACGGGTGCGCGCCCCCATCTGCTTAAGCTGGAGCTCACCGAGTCGCTGGTGCTGGACAACGTGGACGACACCATCGCCAAGATCAGCCTGCTCAAGACCAAGGGTGTGCGGTTTTCGGTGGATGACTTCGGCACCGGTTATTCATCGCTGGCCTATCTCACGCGGCTGCCGCTGGACCAGCTCAAGATCGACCAGTCGTTTGTGCGCAACCTGGGCGTGCGCCACACCGATGACGTGATCGTGCAAACCATCTTGGGCATGGCCAAAAACCTCGAACTCGACGTGATCGCGGAAGGGGTGGAAACCCAGATGCAGAGGGACTTCCTGGCACGGCACGGCTGCGTGCTTTTTCAGGGCTACCTGCTGGGACGCCCGACGCCCGTGGCGCAGCTGGAAACGCTGATCGCCACGATCGGGCAAGCCGCATAA
- the dmeF gene encoding CDF family Co(II)/Ni(II) efflux transporter DmeF, whose translation MHTERLSHFIHDHVFDAGNDPAERSTRLVMWITASMMGIEIAAGWWYNSMALLADGWHMSSHAVALGLSALAYGTARRYAKDPRFAFGTWKIEILSGFASAIFLLGVAVMMLVGSVERMVSPQPIQYQQAIVIAILGLVVNVVCALILGKAHHHDHGHGHEPHGHHHSDHHDLNLKSAYVHVMADAATSVLAIVALWGGWKYGWSWLDPFMGIVGAVLVAVWAKGLIVDTGKVLLDREMDHPVVDEIRDVVETGPGASSTRITDLHVWRVGRNVYSCALTVVTHDKALTPEVVRERLSVHEEIVHSTIEIQYCPDAVASPPGTAA comes from the coding sequence ATGCATACCGAGCGACTTTCCCACTTCATACACGACCACGTCTTCGATGCGGGCAACGATCCCGCCGAGCGCAGCACGCGTTTGGTGATGTGGATCACGGCCTCGATGATGGGGATCGAGATTGCTGCGGGGTGGTGGTACAACTCGATGGCCCTGCTGGCGGATGGTTGGCACATGAGTTCTCATGCGGTGGCGCTTGGCTTGTCCGCATTGGCCTATGGCACCGCACGGCGCTACGCCAAAGACCCACGGTTCGCTTTTGGCACCTGGAAGATCGAGATTCTGAGCGGTTTTGCCAGCGCCATTTTTCTGCTGGGCGTAGCGGTGATGATGCTCGTCGGTTCGGTGGAGCGCATGGTTTCGCCGCAACCCATTCAGTACCAGCAAGCGATCGTGATCGCCATCCTGGGGCTGGTGGTGAATGTGGTTTGCGCCCTGATTCTCGGGAAAGCACACCACCACGACCACGGCCACGGCCATGAACCCCACGGCCACCACCACAGCGATCACCATGACCTCAACCTGAAGTCGGCCTATGTGCACGTGATGGCCGACGCGGCGACCTCGGTGCTTGCCATCGTGGCCCTGTGGGGTGGTTGGAAGTATGGCTGGTCATGGCTGGATCCGTTCATGGGCATCGTCGGGGCCGTGCTGGTCGCAGTCTGGGCCAAGGGGCTGATCGTCGACACCGGCAAAGTGCTGCTGGACCGGGAGATGGACCACCCGGTCGTGGATGAGATTCGCGACGTGGTGGAGACGGGGCCCGGCGCCAGTAGCACCCGCATCACCGATCTGCACGTGTGGCGCGTGGGCCGCAACGTTTATTCATGCGCCTTGACGGTCGTGACGCACGACAAGGCGCTGACGCCAGAAGTTGTGCGCGAGCGCTTGTCCGTGCATGAAGAAATTGTCCATTCGACCATCGAAATCCAATATTGCCCTGACGCTGTGGCATCGCCCCCGGGGACGGCAGCGTGA
- a CDS encoding YnfA family protein, producing the protein MKPFFLYLATALAEIVGCYLPWLWLRQSGAVWLLLPAAASLAVFAWLLTLHEAASGRVYAAYGGVYIGVAIVWLWVVDGIRPSAWDVAGVAVALAGMGIIVLQPR; encoded by the coding sequence GTGAAACCCTTCTTTCTGTACCTCGCCACCGCACTGGCAGAAATCGTCGGTTGCTATTTGCCCTGGCTTTGGCTGCGGCAAAGTGGCGCGGTCTGGCTGCTGCTGCCGGCCGCAGCGAGCCTGGCGGTTTTTGCGTGGCTGCTGACGCTGCATGAGGCGGCGTCGGGGCGCGTGTACGCGGCTTATGGTGGGGTGTATATCGGCGTTGCCATCGTCTGGTTGTGGGTGGTCGATGGCATACGACCGTCGGCCTGGGATGTGGCAGGCGTCGCCGTGGCGTTGGCGGGCATGGGCATCATCGTCTTGCAGCCGCGTTGA
- a CDS encoding DMT family transporter, which yields MTQKLTPGTAVLLVIPPLLWAGNAVVGRLVHDLIPPVTLNFIRWVLAFAILLPLAYRVLRADSPLWPHWRRYALLGLLGIGLYNALQYMALQTSTPINVTLVGSSMPVWMLAVGALLFGATVTRRQLMGALLSMCGVVLVLSRGEWSQLLAFRLVPGDVFMLMATVSWAFYSWLLSATREPASIRGDWAAFLMAQMVFGLAWSGSFAGAEWASGRTHIAWSGPLIAALAFIAVGPAVVAYRCWGMGVQRAGPAVAGFFINLTPLFAGVMSAVFLGDTPRPFHAAAFALIVGGIVVSSRR from the coding sequence ATGACACAAAAACTCACGCCCGGCACGGCAGTGCTGCTGGTGATACCGCCGCTGCTGTGGGCCGGCAATGCCGTGGTGGGCCGGCTGGTGCATGACCTGATCCCGCCCGTCACCCTCAACTTCATCCGCTGGGTGCTGGCCTTTGCCATCCTGCTGCCGCTGGCCTACCGTGTGCTGCGCGCCGACAGTCCCCTGTGGCCACACTGGCGCCGCTACGCGCTGCTGGGGCTGCTGGGCATTGGCCTGTACAACGCGCTGCAATACATGGCGCTGCAGACCTCCACGCCCATCAATGTGACGCTGGTGGGCTCCAGCATGCCGGTGTGGATGCTGGCCGTGGGGGCGCTGCTTTTTGGTGCCACTGTGACGCGGCGCCAACTGATGGGCGCATTGCTGTCGATGTGTGGCGTGGTGCTGGTGCTCAGCCGGGGCGAATGGTCGCAGCTGCTGGCGTTTCGCCTGGTGCCAGGCGACGTGTTCATGCTGATGGCCACCGTCTCGTGGGCGTTCTACAGCTGGCTGCTATCCGCTACCCGCGAGCCGGCCAGCATCCGGGGCGACTGGGCCGCGTTTTTGATGGCGCAGATGGTATTTGGCCTGGCGTGGTCGGGCAGCTTTGCGGGCGCCGAATGGGCCAGCGGGCGCACGCACATCGCATGGAGCGGCCCGTTGATCGCCGCACTGGCCTTCATTGCCGTGGGGCCGGCCGTGGTGGCGTATCGGTGCTGGGGCATGGGTGTGCAGCGCGCGGGGCCAGCAGTGGCGGGGTTTTTCATCAACCTCACGCCGCTGTTTGCAGGGGTGATGTCGGCGGTGTTTCTCGGCGACACGCCACGCCCGTTTCACGCAGCAGCGTTTGCGCTGATTGTGGGCGGCATCGTGGTGTCGTCACGGCGCTGA
- a CDS encoding quinone oxidoreductase family protein — translation MSLAVQIRQHGGPEELHIVDVTVGEPGPGEIRIRHHAVGLNFIDVYHRTGLYPLHMPATIGMEGAGVIEAVGEGVTHLKVGDRAAYASNPPGAYCEVRVMPAKCVCKLPDAISFETGAAMMLKGLTAQYLLKKTLPVEGLQPGDHVLFHAAAGGVGLIACQWAKVLGLQLIGTAGSDAKCQLALANGAAHAINYSTEDFAARVKEITGGKGVKVVYDSVGKDTWDQSLDCLRPFGLMASFGNASGPVAPFAPGSLGAKGSIYVTRQTLFTHIATRESTQAMADELFAVVASGQVKIHIEQRFALADVQAAHRALEARKTTGCTILTL, via the coding sequence ATGAGCCTTGCCGTCCAGATCCGCCAGCACGGTGGTCCCGAAGAACTCCACATCGTCGACGTCACCGTGGGCGAACCCGGCCCCGGCGAGATCCGCATTCGCCACCACGCCGTCGGGCTCAATTTCATCGACGTGTACCACCGCACGGGCCTGTACCCGCTCCACATGCCCGCCACCATCGGCATGGAAGGCGCGGGGGTGATCGAAGCCGTGGGCGAGGGCGTCACGCACCTGAAGGTGGGCGACCGCGCCGCCTATGCCAGCAACCCGCCCGGCGCCTATTGCGAAGTGCGCGTGATGCCCGCCAAGTGCGTGTGCAAGCTGCCCGACGCGATCAGCTTCGAGACCGGTGCGGCCATGATGCTCAAGGGCCTGACGGCGCAGTACCTGCTCAAGAAAACCCTGCCCGTGGAAGGCCTGCAACCTGGCGACCATGTGCTGTTCCACGCCGCTGCGGGTGGTGTGGGGCTGATCGCCTGCCAATGGGCGAAGGTGCTGGGCCTGCAGCTCATCGGCACGGCAGGGTCCGATGCCAAGTGCCAACTAGCGCTGGCCAACGGCGCGGCGCACGCCATCAACTACAGCACCGAGGACTTCGCGGCGCGCGTGAAGGAGATCACCGGCGGCAAGGGCGTGAAGGTGGTCTATGACTCCGTGGGCAAGGACACCTGGGATCAATCGCTGGACTGCCTGCGCCCCTTTGGCTTGATGGCCAGCTTCGGCAACGCGTCGGGCCCGGTGGCGCCGTTTGCACCGGGCTCGCTGGGCGCCAAGGGCTCGATCTACGTCACGCGCCAGACGCTGTTCACCCACATTGCCACGCGCGAAAGCACGCAGGCCATGGCCGATGAGTTGTTTGCCGTGGTGGCCAGTGGCCAGGTGAAGATTCACATTGAGCAGCGGTTTGCCCTGGCCGACGTGCAAGCGGCGCACCGCGCGCTGGAAGCACGCAAGACCACCGGCTGCACCATCCTCACGCTGTGA